GTCGTGCAGCTCGCGCGCGCGGTGTTCGACGCGGGGCGCACTGGCGGGATGGCGGACGGGGCCACGTTGGAGGAGGCCTTCCGAGGCGTGGTGGTTGCCGAGGAGGCGCCGTTGCGTGCTCTCTGGGAGGGCTTGACGCCGCTCCAGCAGAACGTGCTGCGCGCCTTGGCGGTGAGGGCGGCGGGGCTGACCACGGCGGCGACTCGGCGTGGGTTCTCGCTCGGCGCCCAGGGTGCCGCGACCAAGGCGGCCCAGACCCTGGTCGCACGCGATCTCCTGGTCAAAGACGACACGGGCTATCGCTTCGACAATCCGTTCATGCGCGGCTGGGTGATCTTGTACGCGCTGCCCGACGTGGGGCGGACGCTGCCAGTGATGCACCTGCCGTGACGGTGTTGCGTGCGGGCCTGGTGATTGGACGTGGCCGTTTCAGTCCACGCCCGCGCGCGAGCGGGCGACTGCCGCAAAGTGATGCACTCACCAGAGAGGTATCGGCACATGATCGCACGTTCACTCGGCGCGTCCTCCTCGCCGGACTCGCTCGGCGCCGTCGAGGAGAAGCTCCAGCGCCCGTGCGGCACGCAGGGGCGGACCGTCCGGCCGATACCGCCTCGGCTGCGCTGCCGTCCCGTCGAAGTGCGCTTCCGTCTCCACGTAGTCGGCATCCACCAGCGCCGAGAATAGCATGCGAATGTCCAGCATGGACGCAACGGACGGACTGCCGGCTCTGTAGACGGACCCCCTCAGTTCCTCCGGGATGGTCAGCCCATCCGCGCGGAGGCGTTCAACGAGGACCGACAGATCCGACTCCGTGACATTCCGCGGCGGATTCTGCAGTACGCTCCTCAGTTCGGCGGTGAGCCCGGGGCCAGCGTGGTCCATTCCGATGTGGTGGCCGAGGACCGCCACTGAGACGGCGGTGCCATTGGTGCCGTAGCGCTTTCGGGCGAGAACGGCTCCCGGGGTCCAGTGATCCAGGCCCCGTTCCTCTCCACGCAATCGCGCCAGAAAGCGCTCGCTGTACTTGCCAAGGTCATGCATCAGTCCAGCGACCCGTGCTTCATCGGCGGCACCGAATGCCGTGGCATAGAGGGCAGCTCGGTCTGACACCAGCTGCAAGTGCTCGCGGAGCGGCTCTGGAACTCCGCGGCCGTGGTCATTGGCGCTGTGAGCGAGGTATCCCAGGTAATCCCAGGTCGTTCGTCACTAGCCTCGTGGCCTCTCCCGATACTTGTCGTCCGGCACCGGCACCGGCGGCTCCAAGGTGCCTTGCAACTCCTCCAGTGCCACCCACCGGTCCACCACCCCCAACTCCTGCATTGGCCGCCTCGCCGCCCGATCCACCGTGCAGAACCGCTCGCCCCGCGCCAGCACCAACGCCAGCGACTCCAAACTCTCGGCGGAGTTGCCCCCGCCGCCCGCCTCCCAGGTCGTCACCCGCCAGTCAGTCCGCACCGCGCACTCTGGAAGTCTGGTCATGGTCGTCCAGGAGCAGAATCCGCTCC
The sequence above is drawn from the Gemmatimonadales bacterium genome and encodes:
- a CDS encoding CRISPR-associated endonuclease Cas3'', giving the protein MQLVSDRAALYATAFGAADEARVAGLMHDLGKYSERFLARLRGEERGLDHWTPGAVLARKRYGTNGTAVSVAVLGHHIGMDHAGPGLTAELRSVLQNPPRNVTESDLSVLVERLRADGLTIPEELRGSVYRAGSPSVASMLDIRMLFSALVDADYVETEAHFDGTAAQPRRYRPDGPPLRAARALELLLDGAERVRRGGRAE